From one Thermatribacter velox genomic stretch:
- a CDS encoding DUF72 domain-containing protein has translation MIAQNQYFIGTCSWTDKTLLESGFYPKQVKSSEQRLRYYATCFNTVEIDSIFYALPSLRNVLNWIERTPQDFLFGVKAFSLFTAHQTPWKTLPLTLQDALPQKLKSKDIIFWKECSSEFQKEVVHYFSSLLLPMLEAGKLGYLLFQLPPWFSKTSENLEHLSKLRESFAPFPIAIEFRNRSWLKSKEEARHTFSFLRKNQMSYVAVDEPQLPWTVPPVVEVTSPTMVIRFHGRNSAAWQKKNATVWERFNYFYTREELSTWSRVIQEKSKSANPERIFVMFNNCFRDYAIRNAQMMQELLFQNL, from the coding sequence GTGATTGCCCAAAACCAGTACTTCATTGGCACTTGTTCCTGGACGGATAAAACACTCCTTGAAAGTGGTTTTTATCCCAAACAGGTCAAAAGCAGCGAACAGCGTCTACGCTACTACGCTACTTGTTTCAACACGGTGGAAATAGATTCCATTTTCTATGCCCTACCTTCGCTTCGCAATGTTTTGAACTGGATAGAGCGAACCCCTCAAGATTTCCTATTTGGTGTTAAGGCCTTTTCTCTTTTCACCGCGCACCAGACACCCTGGAAAACACTTCCCCTTACCCTGCAGGATGCTTTACCTCAAAAGCTAAAAAGCAAAGATATTATCTTCTGGAAGGAATGTTCCTCAGAATTTCAAAAAGAAGTTGTCCACTACTTTTCTTCACTTCTTTTGCCTATGCTTGAAGCAGGTAAGCTGGGATATTTGCTCTTTCAACTTCCACCCTGGTTTTCCAAAACCAGTGAGAACCTGGAACACCTTTCAAAGTTGCGAGAAAGCTTTGCCCCCTTTCCCATAGCCATCGAGTTTCGCAACCGAAGCTGGCTTAAAAGTAAGGAAGAAGCACGACATACCTTTTCCTTCTTACGCAAAAATCAGATGAGCTATGTGGCAGTAGACGAACCCCAGCTTCCCTGGACAGTACCTCCGGTGGTCGAGGTTACTTCCCCAACCATGGTAATTCGCTTCCACGGACGAAACAGTGCTGCCTGGCAGAAGAAGAACGCCACGGTATGGGAACGGTTTAACTACTTTTATACCAGAGAAGAACTATCCACCTGGAGCAGAGTCATTCAGGAAAAGTCAAAAAGCGCAAACCCTGAAAGAATCTTTGTTATGTTCAACAATTGCTTTCGGGATTATGCGATACGCAATGCCCAGATGATGCAAGAACTTTTATTTCAGAATCTTTGA
- a CDS encoding DUF123 domain-containing protein: MAKSYFPCSYLLLVRFDKDVWVKVGALGEVFLPEGWYVYAGRAKRGIYQRIRRHLGREKKRFWHVDYLLEGGKVQGVAVFKGDVECKLVRTLCEIGVCSVFHPGLGSSDCRCRAHFLRAKEKLVFSWLNIGSFLKKEGLLVEEVIVCFSEKGSLKDSEIKVLASSGHCVSHNPESNC; encoded by the coding sequence ATGGCCAAATCCTATTTTCCCTGTAGCTATCTTTTGTTGGTCAGGTTTGATAAAGATGTATGGGTAAAAGTTGGGGCACTGGGTGAGGTTTTCCTGCCTGAAGGGTGGTATGTTTATGCAGGCAGAGCTAAAAGGGGTATTTATCAGCGGATCAGAAGACATCTTGGACGAGAGAAAAAGCGTTTCTGGCACGTTGATTATTTACTTGAGGGAGGAAAGGTGCAGGGGGTTGCAGTGTTCAAAGGTGACGTTGAATGTAAGCTGGTTCGTACTTTGTGTGAAATTGGAGTTTGTTCGGTTTTTCACCCGGGTTTGGGGTCTTCTGATTGTCGATGCAGGGCGCATTTTTTGAGAGCAAAAGAGAAACTCGTTTTTTCCTGGTTGAACATAGGAAGTTTTCTAAAGAAGGAGGGCCTTCTGGTAGAGGAAGTGATTGTCTGTTTTTCGGAGAAGGGTTCTCTCAAAGATTCTGAAATAAAAGTTCTTGCATCATCTGGGCATTGCGTATCGCATAATCCCGAAAGCAATTGTTGA
- a CDS encoding SDR family oxidoreductase, with protein MFSPTNKKVVVTGGAQGIGRAISKIFAEQGALVSPWDIDQEALEDLQDEYSGLASRFLPLPCDVASETEVRESATHLAKVWNRVDILINNAGINIVKPLEELSTEEWNRVIATNLQSVYLVTRYLLPLMPRGASIINIASTRALMSEPNTEAYSASKGGILALTHAMAISLAPRGIRVNAISPGWIETSNWKKRSIRKEPLLRDIDHLQHPAGRVGKPEDIAYACLFLSSEEASFITGVNLVVDGGMTVKMIYAE; from the coding sequence ATGTTTTCTCCCACAAATAAGAAAGTGGTCGTAACTGGTGGAGCCCAGGGTATTGGTCGAGCAATAAGCAAAATATTTGCTGAACAGGGAGCCCTGGTTTCTCCCTGGGACATAGACCAGGAAGCGCTCGAGGACCTGCAAGATGAATATTCAGGACTTGCTTCTCGATTTTTGCCTCTTCCCTGTGATGTAGCTAGCGAAACGGAAGTCAGAGAAAGCGCAACGCACCTCGCTAAGGTGTGGAACCGGGTCGATATTTTAATCAACAACGCAGGAATAAATATTGTGAAACCGCTTGAAGAACTGAGCACTGAGGAGTGGAATCGGGTAATTGCTACCAACCTGCAAAGCGTTTACCTTGTAACTCGCTATCTTCTACCATTGATGCCCCGGGGAGCAAGTATCATCAACATCGCCTCCACACGGGCATTGATGTCAGAACCTAACACCGAAGCTTATTCCGCCTCAAAGGGTGGAATCCTTGCCCTGACTCACGCTATGGCCATATCGCTTGCTCCGCGCGGAATCCGGGTAAATGCTATCTCACCGGGGTGGATTGAAACCTCCAATTGGAAAAAGCGGAGCATCAGGAAAGAACCGTTGCTCCGGGACATCGACCACCTGCAGCACCCTGCAGGTAGAGTAGGCAAACCCGAAGATATAGCCTATGCCTGCCTATTCCTATCCTCCGAAGAAGCTTCCTTTATAACCGGAGTGAACTTGGTCGTCGATGGCGGTATGACGGTAAAGATGATTTATGCAGAGTAA